The genomic DNA TGATGCTGACACGTCGGTCAGGTTCGGCGAATGCCAACTCCGCAGCTACCTCTTTTGCCAGAGCCGAGAGGTCGGTCGTCCTGCGATGGATTTGGAAACGGGTCGCATTGGCGAAATTGAGGAGTGCATCGATGATCCTGTTCATATTCAGGGTACTGTCATAAATGCTCTGAAGATAGGTGCTGCATTTCTCCTGGAGCCGGTCACCGCAAGCCTGTTTCATTATTTGAGCGTAGCCGCTGATTACCGCCAACGGCTTGCGCAGGTCGTGAGCCACGCTGTAATTGAACGCCTCCAGCTCCTGGTTGGCCTGCTCCGTCATCTTGCGCTGCGTAACGTCCCGGCTGATCCCGAAAACGCCGATGACTCGGCTTCTGTCGCTGTTAAAGATCGGCCACTTGTTTGTGTTCACCCATCTGACGTTCCCGTCCAGATCCAGATACGGAGCGGTCTTGTCCAGGACTGCCTGCCCCTGCCCGAAAATCACCGTCTCCTCTTCCATGTAGATTTTAGCCAGTTCTGCAGGGAAGACATCCCTGTCATGTTTCCCGATCATGTCACGCCAGTCTTTGTGGCCGGTGAGTTCCGCGAGGCTTTGGCTGCAGAAGCGAAAACGGCTGTTCTGGTCCTTGAGGTATATGAAATCGGTGGTGTTGTTCAGCAAAATGGTGAAGTCCTCATTCAGCTCCTGGAGAGCGGCCTCTGCACGTTTGCGCTGGGTGATGTCCCGGGCGATTCCGATAGTGCCTATGACCTCCCCCTTGTCATTGTATGCCGGGGTCTTTATGGTTTCTATCCATGTCTCTTCCCCGTTCGCGCTGACAAGCGGCTCTTCGACCGTCTTGCGCTTCCGGCTGCGAATGACCTCCTCATCGTCAGCCATGTATCGTGCCGCCAGCTCAGGGGGCCAGGCATCCATGTCTGTTTTTCCGATCAGGTCTTCGACATCCCTGCCGCACGCCTCGGCAAAAGGCTTGTTGACCCAGATGAACTTCTCTTCTCCATCCTTCATCCACGCTATGTCGGGGATGCCGTCCAGTATCCTCCTCAGGTCCGCCTGTGCGTCTGTTTTTTGTCGTATTGTCTGCGTCACGTCCTTGGTGAAGAGGATTATATGGGTGATTTCGTTGTCTGGGCCGAAGACCGGCACATTCACCGGCGTCCAGAATCGCGTCTCGAACATATTCTTTTCAGGGGTTATCGGAAGGTCGTATCTGACCATGCCCACCGAGTCTGCGCGCCTCTCTTGCAGGACTCTGGCCAGTGAAGCCTTGAATTTACGGACACCGGCAGCATTCGGGTCATAGGGATTGTCGGGAAAAACCTCGAACAGGTTTCTTTTCAGACTTTCCGCCGGTGTCATCATCGTAACTTCAAAAAAAGAGGGGTTTGCCCACAGTATGTTGAAATCGGGGTCGAGTATGAGGCAAGGGTCCGGTACGCTCTCGAAGAACATGCGGAAATCGATATCCGGGATGACATCATCTCGTACACGTTCCTTCATTCGGCCTCTCCGTCAGCGAAATTCAAGCCATTAAAAGTATAAAAAATTATATCACCGCTATCGCCGCCTGCTCTGGTTGCTTTAAAACATGGAGATGGGAGGATCTTCTTGAAAAACCAATTGGGTGGTTATGCAGCATCTTGAGCCGATGGGGAGTTGAAGGAGTTTCATGGAGTGTCGTTGGAGCCGGGGCAGATTGAGGAATCTGCTCCGGGTTTTTTCTGCTTATTCACAGTGGCTGCTGTTCTGCGCCTGTTTATCTTCTTTTATTCAGCTGATCCACTGGGGGCGGGATGGCAGGATACGGGAAGGATCGGCTTTACATTGGTAAGCAGCAACGCTATAGTGCGGGCTCATTGGAGGGAGTCAAGGACAGTGGTGGTTTTTACTCCATTGGCCGGAGCCGCTGCGATGAGCTGGGAGGAAGCATTTCATCCGCTATCGGCAGAAGTATCAATTCTGACGGGGAAGGTATCTCGTATAGGATGCAAAACAGCGCTTATCGGTATCCTATTTAAGATGCTAAAAGCATCCTGTAATAGATGCCGCATCTTAATGAGGTGTTTTCTAATTGCTCAATAATGAAAGAATAAAAAACATAAGGAAGAATCATGGCCATTCCAGATTATCAAGCCTGCATGTTGCCCCTCCTTCGTTTGGCATCCGACGGGAATGAACACCAGCTTAAAGATGCTACTGGCCCTTTGGCGAAAGAATTTGATTTGACGGAGGATGAACTTCGTAAATTCCTTCCGAGCGGCTTGCAACCTGTTTTTATTAATCGAGTTGCGTGGGCTCGTACGTACTTGGGTAAGGCTGGTTTGCTTTGTTCAACAAGAAGAGGATTTTTCAAAATTACACCAAAAGGCCTTGAACTCGTTAACGGCGGAATAAGCGAGCTTAATACCAAGTTTTTAGAACAATATCCTGAGTTTCAAGAATTTAAAGCGGGACGAGGAGAGGTACGCAGTCAAGATCGAATCGTTACAGTAACTGTCCCTGAAGACACAGAGACTGCGGTAAACGATGAAACAGAAATAAGAAAATCCTATCATATACAAGCTCTATTGGCGCGTATCGGCGAAAAAATGGGATTCAGTATTTGGCTTCCTAGAAGTGATCGCGGAAATGTAACGAGAGAATGGACTCCTGCAGGTTCGACTTTACTCGATGTACTTCCACTCAATTACGATGACACGACAATCAGAACAATTGAACAAATAGATGTTATTTGGCTCAAGAAGCGATCTATTGTCAGAGCATTTGAAGTTGAACATACTACATCAGTCTATTCTGGACTATTACGAATGGCTGATTTGCTGGCGCTTCAACCCAACATGGACATACATCTTCACATTGTTGCCCCATCTACACGCCGAGACAAGGTCTTTCAGGAAATTCAAAGGCCAGTATTCTCATTGCTTGATCGCGCGCCATTATATGAGTGTTGCAGCTACATATCCTACGACAGTATGGAGCAACTAGCCCAAGAAAGGCACCTGGAACATCTGTCTGACTCAGTACTTGATGAATACAGCGAGTGGGCGGAATAGCTTCAAGAGGAGGTCTCAAGACATTCAACCAGCCGGTTGCAGGCCGCCCCGCCCGGAAAACCGACCGGGCGAAGCGGGTGAACCGGGCACGCCGTTGTGCAAAAATAAACATGGAATTTACAAAAAAATTTCTAATTCTCTTTGGTTTTATCGGATTGGGTTTTGCGGCATTCACCCTGCGAACTGGGGTTTTAGGCAATCAGGAGAATTCATTCAGGAAAGAACTCAGAAGCAACTTGCTGTTCCTTCTGGCAATTTGCGGTAATCGCAGGCGTCATCATTTATTTCAATAATTGAGGGATAAGCATTTATCGAGCTTCGGCGTGAAGTTTGAGCCCCAGAGCCGAAACAATTTTTAAAATCGTATCGAAACCCGGAACTCGTTCACCAGAAAGTGCCTTGTAAAGGCTTTCTCGAGAAAGGCCCGCATCTCGCGCCACCTGAGACATGCCTTTGGCACGGGCTATATCGCCGAGGGCCTTGGCAATGAAAGCTGCATCGCCATTAGCCTCTTCGAGGGACGCTTCAAGGTAGGCCGCCATTTCTTCCGGAGTACGGAGATGTTCGGCAACATCATATCGACTGGTGGCTGTTTTAGGCATTTTCGACTCCTATAAGTTCTGTGCAAGCCTGATAGCGGCCTTGATATCCCGAGACTGGCTGCTCTTATCGCCACCGGCCAACAGGATGATCAATTCGCTTCCGCGCTGGATGAAGTAGACACGATAACCGGGTCCGTAGTTGATCCGCATCTCCGAAAGGCCTTCACCAACAGGCTTAACGTCTCCTGCATTTCCTGAGGCAAGGCGTTCGATTCTGACGAGGACGCGAGCCTTGGCCTGAATGTCGCGCAAGTTGTCAAGCCAGCTAGCAAAAACTTCGGTCTTGCGAATTTCAACCATGGGCTAAATGTATCCTCCTGGCTACAGATTGTCAAACAGTAAGTAGCCGATGCCACCCTCGGCAAGACCCGCCGAGGGCGGGTCAGCCTCAATCCGTTATGCGAAGGGAATTTATGACCATTAGTGAATTTGAAATAAAGCGTTACGAAAAAATTGTAGGGCAATTTATTGAAAAGCGTCGTCCCACTCCGAACATACGAAACCAAGTTGATCTAGCCTTTAGAATCGAAAAACAAAGTGTCATCATATTTGAAATCAGAGAGTTGTGGAATCAACCAGGTAAAAAAATAGAATCTCCCATCGCAAAGGCAACATACGTCAAAAAGACAAATTCGTGGAAACTCTACTGGCAACGTGCTGATTTGAAGTGGCATGGGTATGAACCAACATCAGAAACAAAAACAATCGAAGAGTTTTTGGCTGTTGTTGAAAAAGACGAGTATGGCTGCTTCTGGGGCTGAAACAGCCAATAACCCGAACCCTTAAGCGAGAACAATGTAGCAACAGTGTCAGGTCTACACATTGACAAAACATGTGTGCAGAATGTCAAGGTGTAGACCTGACACCCAATTTTCTGTTGTAAGCAGAGGAGACAGCAAAATGAAAAAAGCCGCTTTAAGAATGTGCACCATCAGCTTCCTGATCTTGTGTCTGGTTTCTGGAAGGGCGCTTGCACAAGCAGATTTACCACATATTGTCACTTCGAAAGATGGGACCCCCATCTCTTACGAGAGCTATGGCTCAGGCGAGCCGACGTTGGTATTCGTGCACGGTTGGAGCTGCGATGCGCGTTACTGGCGTGCCCAGGTCCCGTATTTTTCGAAGAAAAACCGCGTTGTCACCCTGGACCTTGCCGGCCACGGCCATTCAGGAGCTACACGCTCACAATACAGCATGAAAGCGTTCGGAGAGGACGTTCAAGCAGTAACCGAAGCAACCGGCAGCAGGAGTGTGATCCTGATCGGTCACTCGATGGGCGGTTCGGTCATCGCCGAAGCTGCCCGACTGATGCCCAAAAAGGTTCTTGGGATTATCGGCGTAGATACTCTTGAAAACATCGAATATCCAATGACCCGTGAAGAACTCAATCAAATGATTGCGCCGCTTGAAAAGGACTTTCAGACGGGTAGCAGACAATTCGTCAAAGAAATGATTTCACCCCGGACGGATCCTTCGATCCGGGACTGGATACTCTCTGACATTTCTGCTGCGTCTCCTGCCGTTTCGTTAAGTGCCATGAGGGAGATGATGTCTCAGTATGTTACCGGTGAGGCAGCCAAAGTATTTGACGAGGTCCGTGTTCCAGTCATGACAGTAAAAGGCGATCTCTGGCCGGTTAACTATGAAGCCAACAGGAGGCATATGCTTTCTTTCGACACGATCGTATTGAAGGACACCGATCATTTCTTAATGCTGACCAGGCCTGAACAATTCAACAAAGCATTGCAACAAGCCATCGACAGAATCGCACGGAAAGTAAAATAGATTCCTGTGATTCAGTGCTTGATCGCTTCCGTCAGTTTCAGTCCGGCAAGCTCGTGAATACTACGCGACAGATAGTAGAACACAGCTATCATAATCAACATTGAAGGCAGCGCGATCACAGGATAGCTCAGCAGGTTCATGCGCCCCAGTTCCTCGTTGAAGGCGGGAGTGCCGGCCGGGCTGTTGACGATCCAGGTGGCCAGAAAGTAGTTCATTGCAGAGGAGAATAAAAACGAGCCTCCCAACATCCAGGTGGTGACCTTCAGACGTGCCTCGAAGATTGCTGCGTTCCCCCGCTGATGGAGGTTCTCCTGGATCAGCTCGACATTCATCAGCGCAGGGCTGAACAATAGTACACGCACCAGCGGCCTGTTGGTGAAGGCGGAGATGACCACAACCAGGCCGATCAGGCCGGGTATCGCCGCTTCTTTAACGGCCAGCCAATATGTATCCAGTTGCAGCAGTCCGATGCCGCCGGTAAGAAGGATGCTGACAAGGCCCAGCACTGCAGGCACATTGACCTTGCGCTCACGCAATAGCGACCGTCCGCCCCATAAAAGCGGGAAACTCAGCGCCAGCAGCAGTGCGTTTACCGTGCCCAGGTCCTCCGAACCGGAGAATTTCATCAGTATGATCGAGGGAATGATCAGGGTTATCGAGAGTTCGATCAACGGCTTAGGCTTAGATGCGTTATCCATGCAAGGTCTTTCTTTATACCGCGGGTACAGGTTCGAAGTGCTAACAGCTAGTGGTGATCCAGTGTAACATTTCCATCCGAATGAGACAACGCGCCGGGGGATTAAATGGCCTACTTTCCAAATATAACCCGGAAATCTCCCCGCTCCTCTTCCACCTCCCTGAGCAGATCAGCAACCTTATCAAAATCCCCCCTCATCGCCTGACGGGAGGCCCCAGAGTCCTCCCAGACCACCTCCATCGGGCCTTCGATATCGCTTGAGAGCACATCCCACAGGGCATCCAGGTTGCGCCCGAAATGGTCGGGGAACGGGAGCTGGCGGGCCAGCTCGTCGTAGAGGTCGTCCAGCGACCTGATCTTCCTGCCGTCGAGTACGCAGCGAGTCACCGGCATGCCGGCACCTCGGTGAAGGTGTTGTAGTGATCGACGGTGACCATCCGCAGACCGTCGTTGGAGAAGACCAGCCGCTTGGGGCCGCGGCGCCCTCCCTTGTAGTCCAGGTCGGCCTCGCGCCATCTCCTGCCGCCGTCAGGGAGCCTCCCCTCGCGGTTTCTGAAGGCGTCGCCGCCGATGCTTTTGCCTTCGAGCTGCGCGTTGCTCCAGAGGTCCTTCCCCGGCCGCCATCCCATCTTCTTCGCCTTCCCCTTGGTCACGAACTTCAAAGGAAGCTTCTTGTTGCCGCTCTCGTTGAGAGTGCGGAGCGCGGCCACCAGCTCCTGCTCGTCGATCTTCGGCGCGATCTTCCTGTTCAGCTGCTGAACGACCTGCTCGCATGTCTCTGCCGACAGGGCCTCGGGAATGTTGCCTGCGAGGCATGGGCCGGCGATGAGCATCCACATCCACATCACCCTGCCCAAGGCGCTTCGATTCATATTTATCCGCCGAACCCGGTCCATCCTTCCCTCCTCCAATCATACCGTCAGGGTCTGCATTACTGACCGCACTTCTGCACATTCCGTCGATACGCTTCCAGCTCCCCCCTGCTTTCTTGCAGATGACGGTCTCTTTCCGCATTGTCATTCTTGATGAAGCTCAACAGCGCCTCGATGGTTAGGCCCATATGCCTGTCCAGGCTCTGCTTCGCATCCTTGAGGCAGTCGCTCGTCGCTACTCTACCTAGCTCCTGTTGTATTAGTTGCAGATGCTGCACATGCGCAACGAGCGTGGCACGTGGCGTTACTTCCGCGACTTTGACCGCACCGGTGAACTTCCTCTCCATCGATTCCAGCTCTTGAAGCCCCATGGTCGGGTCGATGCGGTCGGTACAGCCGCCGGCGACGGCAAGGGCCAGGACGGTAACCGATGCAACCATTCTTCTCATAGTCACCTCCCCAAGGTTCTGCGAGTGGATGATTCTGGAGTCGGCGGGAGAACGGCCATGGTGAGAGTGTATCAGACAGCAGAGGATGCGGCAGTACCATGAGGTAGTTACAAACTCAGGTTGTTCAAAAATAGGCAGATCGTCGCACCCGCAGAAAGACCCGCGGAGGCGTAGCCTGGCTACGCCGCACAAGGGGGATTTCGAGGACGGCGGCGAAATGACTGTT from Geobacter sp. DSM 9736 includes the following:
- a CDS encoding PAS domain-containing protein, whose amino-acid sequence is MKERVRDDVIPDIDFRMFFESVPDPCLILDPDFNILWANPSFFEVTMMTPAESLKRNLFEVFPDNPYDPNAAGVRKFKASLARVLQERRADSVGMVRYDLPITPEKNMFETRFWTPVNVPVFGPDNEITHIILFTKDVTQTIRQKTDAQADLRRILDGIPDIAWMKDGEEKFIWVNKPFAEACGRDVEDLIGKTDMDAWPPELAARYMADDEEVIRSRKRKTVEEPLVSANGEETWIETIKTPAYNDKGEVIGTIGIARDITQRKRAEAALQELNEDFTILLNNTTDFIYLKDQNSRFRFCSQSLAELTGHKDWRDMIGKHDRDVFPAELAKIYMEEETVIFGQGQAVLDKTAPYLDLDGNVRWVNTNKWPIFNSDRSRVIGVFGISRDVTQRKMTEQANQELEAFNYSVAHDLRKPLAVISGYAQIMKQACGDRLQEKCSTYLQSIYDSTLNMNRIIDALLNFANATRFQIHRRTTDLSALAKEVAAELAFAEPDRRVSITIQPGMKAEIDPDLMRVVLGNIIGNAWKFTGKEAEAVIEVGTSDMDGTTAYFVRDNGVGFDQSEAERLFDPFYRLEGGVGGLGIGLATVERIISRHGGRIWAEGEPGKGATFYFTIGK
- a CDS encoding winged helix-turn-helix domain-containing protein, whose protein sequence is MAIPDYQACMLPLLRLASDGNEHQLKDATGPLAKEFDLTEDELRKFLPSGLQPVFINRVAWARTYLGKAGLLCSTRRGFFKITPKGLELVNGGISELNTKFLEQYPEFQEFKAGRGEVRSQDRIVTVTVPEDTETAVNDETEIRKSYHIQALLARIGEKMGFSIWLPRSDRGNVTREWTPAGSTLLDVLPLNYDDTTIRTIEQIDVIWLKKRSIVRAFEVEHTTSVYSGLLRMADLLALQPNMDIHLHIVAPSTRRDKVFQEIQRPVFSLLDRAPLYECCSYISYDSMEQLAQERHLEHLSDSVLDEYSEWAE
- a CDS encoding addiction module antidote protein, which translates into the protein MPKTATSRYDVAEHLRTPEEMAAYLEASLEEANGDAAFIAKALGDIARAKGMSQVARDAGLSRESLYKALSGERVPGFDTILKIVSALGLKLHAEAR
- a CDS encoding type II toxin-antitoxin system RelE/ParE family toxin; this translates as MVEIRKTEVFASWLDNLRDIQAKARVLVRIERLASGNAGDVKPVGEGLSEMRINYGPGYRVYFIQRGSELIILLAGGDKSSQSRDIKAAIRLAQNL
- a CDS encoding DUF3024 domain-containing protein, with product MTISEFEIKRYEKIVGQFIEKRRPTPNIRNQVDLAFRIEKQSVIIFEIRELWNQPGKKIESPIAKATYVKKTNSWKLYWQRADLKWHGYEPTSETKTIEEFLAVVEKDEYGCFWG
- a CDS encoding alpha/beta fold hydrolase, producing the protein MKKAALRMCTISFLILCLVSGRALAQADLPHIVTSKDGTPISYESYGSGEPTLVFVHGWSCDARYWRAQVPYFSKKNRVVTLDLAGHGHSGATRSQYSMKAFGEDVQAVTEATGSRSVILIGHSMGGSVIAEAARLMPKKVLGIIGVDTLENIEYPMTREELNQMIAPLEKDFQTGSRQFVKEMISPRTDPSIRDWILSDISAASPAVSLSAMREMMSQYVTGEAAKVFDEVRVPVMTVKGDLWPVNYEANRRHMLSFDTIVLKDTDHFLMLTRPEQFNKALQQAIDRIARKVK
- a CDS encoding VC0807 family protein; its protein translation is MDNASKPKPLIELSITLIIPSIILMKFSGSEDLGTVNALLLALSFPLLWGGRSLLRERKVNVPAVLGLVSILLTGGIGLLQLDTYWLAVKEAAIPGLIGLVVVISAFTNRPLVRVLLFSPALMNVELIQENLHQRGNAAIFEARLKVTTWMLGGSFLFSSAMNYFLATWIVNSPAGTPAFNEELGRMNLLSYPVIALPSMLIMIAVFYYLSRSIHELAGLKLTEAIKH
- a CDS encoding barstar family protein, which translates into the protein MPVTRCVLDGRKIRSLDDLYDELARQLPFPDHFGRNLDALWDVLSSDIEGPMEVVWEDSGASRQAMRGDFDKVADLLREVEEERGDFRVIFGK
- a CDS encoding ribonuclease domain-containing protein, which produces MDRVRRINMNRSALGRVMWMWMLIAGPCLAGNIPEALSAETCEQVVQQLNRKIAPKIDEQELVAALRTLNESGNKKLPLKFVTKGKAKKMGWRPGKDLWSNAQLEGKSIGGDAFRNREGRLPDGGRRWREADLDYKGGRRGPKRLVFSNDGLRMVTVDHYNTFTEVPACR